One window of the Pedobacter ginsengisoli genome contains the following:
- a CDS encoding alpha/beta fold hydrolase, with translation MPIIEVNNRGVHVQELNKGATETVLLVHGMFSNLSIYYFNIAPILAKHFHVVMYDLKSHGLSERTESGYDLNSMTNDLVNLLDSLNLGQVYLAGYSFGGLIALKMAVRFPEKIKKLTVIEAPDPNDDKTRDIIDDYSREFLEHYVANFTDTTKVKMGKRQMERNHRMYEYLFHETSIKSDMILEKEFFSAAEISDIQQDTLLLYGANSNCLKAGKKLKNKIRGASLLEVNGDHNIPIQEPVSIGNIIETFFNNG, from the coding sequence ATGCCAATAATAGAGGTAAATAACAGAGGGGTACACGTACAGGAACTGAATAAAGGGGCCACGGAAACGGTCCTGCTTGTTCACGGAATGTTCAGCAATCTTTCTATTTACTATTTCAATATTGCTCCCATTTTAGCGAAGCACTTTCACGTAGTTATGTACGATCTTAAAAGCCATGGCTTAAGCGAAAGAACAGAAAGTGGTTATGATCTTAATAGTATGACTAACGATCTGGTAAACTTGCTGGATAGTTTAAACCTTGGTCAGGTATACCTGGCCGGTTACAGCTTTGGGGGGCTTATTGCATTAAAAATGGCTGTTCGCTTTCCCGAAAAGATAAAAAAACTTACCGTTATAGAGGCTCCAGATCCTAATGACGATAAAACAAGGGATATTATTGATGATTATAGCAGAGAGTTTCTGGAGCACTATGTTGCCAATTTTACAGATACCACAAAGGTAAAAATGGGTAAGCGGCAGATGGAGCGCAACCATCGTATGTATGAGTATCTTTTTCACGAAACCAGTATAAAGAGTGATATGATTCTTGAGAAGGAGTTTTTTAGCGCTGCCGAGATTTCGGATATACAGCAAGACACTTTACTGCTATATGGTGCAAATTCAAATTGCCTGAAAGCGGGTAAGAAATTGAAAAATAAAATAAGAGGAGCATCGCTGCTTGAGGTTAATGGCGATCATAACATTCCTATTCAGGAGCCGGTAAGTATTGGAAATATCATAGAAACTTTTTTTAACAATGGCTAA
- a CDS encoding acyl carrier protein, whose product MDAVVSTAKLNSNEIFDLMKQFITEVIGEEFVEEMDITMESSFTKDLEMDSIEIVSFSEKIKAHFGEQIDFTGWLSNMDLDQLINLNLGTIVNYIEECQ is encoded by the coding sequence ATGGACGCAGTAGTATCGACAGCAAAACTGAACAGCAACGAGATCTTTGATCTTATGAAACAATTTATTACAGAAGTGATTGGGGAAGAGTTTGTGGAAGAAATGGATATCACAATGGAAAGCTCTTTCACTAAAGATCTTGAAATGGATAGCATTGAAATTGTATCCTTTTCTGAGAAAATTAAGGCACATTTTGGTGAACAGATAGATTTTACCGGGTGGTTGTCTAACATGGATCTCGATCAGCTTATCAATCTGAATTTAGGAACCATTGTTAATTATATAGAGGAATGCCAATAA